The following proteins are encoded in a genomic region of Brachypodium distachyon strain Bd21 chromosome 1, Brachypodium_distachyon_v3.0, whole genome shotgun sequence:
- the LOC104582170 gene encoding RING-H2 finger protein ATL67 codes for MPGSSASTTLQYTGIGVFVAIVLLGLIYFSCSIRAGVLARRNDAATGQGVGTASPEQQRVLGLAPEDVALLPTFTYHAISPADRWHGGGDKAKAKPADSCAVCLDELREGALVRMLPSCKHYFHASCVDVWLLSHASCPVCRASPALAPAPEGVHLGVAPLSPPLTQLRRCGAASKGGDTSRVDNFGASRSSSPVIRSPAHSELLIYTTDVNSVMSPSATWPRTPDSEISRYNSLSPVTTGSHPADV; via the coding sequence ATGCCCGGCAGCTCGGCGTCCACGACGCTGCAGTACACGGGCATCGGCGTCTTCGTGGCCAtcgtcctcctcggcctcATCTACTTCAGCTGTTCCATCAGAGCCGGCGTCCTGGCGCGCAGGAATGACGCCGCCACCGGGCAAGGCGTAGGGACCGCGAGCCCAGAGCAGCAGCGAGTCCTCGGCCTCGCTCCCGAGGACGTCGCCCTGCTGCCAACGTTCACGTACCACGCTATTTCACCCGCCGACCGCTggcacggcggcggtgacAAGGCCAAGGCCAAACCGGCCGACAGCTGCGCGGTGTGCCTCGACGAGCTCCGAGAGGGCGCGCTGGTGCGCATGCTGCCGTCGTGCAAGCACTACTTCCACGCGAGCTGCGTCGACGTGTGGCTTCTGTCGCACGCGTCGTGCCCCGTCTGCCGAGCGAGCCCGGCCCTGGCACCGGCACCGGAGGGAGTCCATCTGGGCGTGGCGCCCCTGTCGCCGCCGCTCACGCAGCTGCGCCGGTGCGGGGCGGCGTCCAAGGGTGGCGACACGTCACGGGTGGATAATTTTGGGGCATCGAGGTCGTCATCTCCGGTAATCAGGTCCCCGGCGCACTCGGAGCTTTTGATCTACACGACAGATGTGAATTCGGTAATGTCGCCGTCCGCGACTTGGCCGAGAACGCCCGACAGTGAAATTTCACGGTACAATTCACTTTCCCCGGTGACGACAGGTTCGCACCCGGCAGACGTTTAG